A part of Denitratisoma oestradiolicum genomic DNA contains:
- a CDS encoding VOC family protein, whose product MKNKFVQSIVLLSGLWCSLVAITATAAPVETDQRIPVDVRRTTLLVRDIDKSLPLYRDALGMKVVYDQQIGDSLGSNIPPTIRLVLLRANDNYVGLLGLMQRLDDHTSPPPELRKPRAGNPIVVINASDLEERFERVRSTPGVTVETPPTRIEYPSPGGTSIPVLFSAIYDPDGFFIEVNKLLGAPAGTQASGNENNKP is encoded by the coding sequence GTGAAAAATAAATTTGTCCAGTCCATAGTTTTGCTCAGCGGACTTTGGTGCAGCCTTGTCGCCATCACAGCCACCGCCGCCCCGGTGGAGACGGATCAACGGATTCCCGTGGATGTCCGTCGCACTACCCTACTGGTGCGAGATATAGACAAGTCACTGCCTCTATATAGGGATGCTTTGGGAATGAAGGTCGTCTATGACCAGCAAATCGGTGACTCCCTTGGCAGCAACATTCCTCCAACCATTCGATTGGTGCTGTTGCGAGCCAATGACAACTATGTAGGTCTGTTAGGTCTGATGCAGCGCCTTGACGATCACACCAGTCCCCCACCCGAATTAAGAAAACCCCGGGCCGGTAATCCCATCGTGGTTATCAACGCTAGTGACCTTGAAGAGCGTTTTGAAAGAGTCCGCTCTACACCTGGCGTGACTGTTGAAACACCACCAACTCGTATCGAATATCCCTCTCCCGGAGGCACTTCAATCCCGGTGTTGTTCAGCGCAATCTACGATCCCGACGGCTTCTTTATTGAAGTTAACAAGTTGCTTGGGGCACCGGCTGGAACCCAGGCCTCGGGCAACGAAAACAACAAGCCGTAA
- a CDS encoding CaiB/BaiF CoA transferase family protein, whose translation MGEKKGKGALSGVVILDLTHMLSGPYGAMILTDLGARTIKVEPPGSGEGTRQLLAESEAYSRQGMGAYYLTLNRGKESICVDLKSEAGREVFYELVKHADIVLDNFSVGVTERLKIDHATLSAINPRIITCSVSGFGETGPGIHRPAFDQVVQGMGGGMSITGYPGGEPLRSGIPIGDLGGGVFGVVGILAALVSRGQTGIGQHVDISMLDVQISLLNYMATMYLLSGDTPEPMGNGHFVHVPYNSYKTQDGYLIIACIGDAFYEKFTGVITREELRQEKYRKQPGRYAEKAKIDAIVQEELAQNTTEYWLEKFREARIPCAPVNDFAHALNDPQVLARNMVVDVQLQSGETIQLPGNPVKLSESVDGSFSAPPLLGEHTTAVLKELLGYESSRLEALRRDGVIQ comes from the coding sequence ATGGGAGAAAAGAAGGGGAAGGGTGCGTTGTCCGGGGTAGTGATCCTGGATCTGACGCACATGCTGTCAGGGCCCTATGGGGCGATGATATTGACGGATCTGGGTGCGAGGACGATCAAGGTTGAGCCACCCGGGAGTGGAGAAGGTACGCGCCAGTTGCTGGCGGAAAGCGAGGCCTATTCGAGGCAGGGAATGGGTGCGTACTACCTGACACTCAATCGCGGCAAGGAAAGCATCTGTGTTGATCTGAAGAGCGAAGCGGGTCGGGAGGTGTTCTACGAATTGGTGAAGCATGCTGACATCGTTCTGGACAACTTCAGCGTAGGCGTAACCGAGCGGCTGAAGATTGACCATGCCACGCTCTCGGCGATCAATCCCCGAATCATCACCTGCTCGGTGTCGGGTTTTGGGGAGACAGGTCCTGGAATTCACCGGCCGGCTTTTGACCAGGTGGTGCAGGGCATGGGTGGTGGTATGTCCATCACCGGCTATCCCGGGGGCGAACCGTTGCGCTCCGGGATTCCCATTGGAGACCTGGGTGGTGGCGTATTCGGGGTTGTCGGCATCTTGGCCGCCCTTGTGTCCCGGGGGCAGACGGGTATCGGTCAGCACGTGGATATCTCCATGCTGGACGTACAGATTTCCTTGCTGAACTACATGGCGACCATGTACCTGTTGTCTGGGGATACGCCCGAACCGATGGGCAACGGACATTTTGTGCACGTGCCCTACAACAGCTACAAGACTCAGGATGGCTATCTGATCATCGCGTGTATTGGCGATGCCTTTTACGAGAAGTTTACCGGCGTGATTACGCGGGAAGAGCTGAGGCAAGAGAAATACCGCAAGCAGCCGGGGCGGTATGCGGAGAAGGCCAAGATCGACGCCATTGTGCAAGAAGAGTTGGCGCAGAACACCACGGAGTACTGGCTGGAGAAATTCAGAGAGGCACGGATTCCCTGTGCGCCGGTCAATGATTTTGCCCACGCGCTCAACGACCCCCAGGTGTTGGCACGCAACATGGTGGTGGATGTGCAACTGCAAAGCGGAGAAACCATCCAGTTACCCGGGAATCCGGTGAAGCTGTCGGAATCGGTGGATGGCAGCTTCAGCGCGCCGCCACTGTTGGGGGAGCACACGACAGCAGTGCTGAAGGAATTGCTAGGTTATGAGTCATCTCGCCTCGAAGCGTTGCGGCGAGACGGCGTCATTCAATAA
- a CDS encoding ExbD/TolR family protein — translation MNVGPAEGSDEDEVVSAINTTPLVDVMLVLLIIFLITIPVVTQSIQVQLPNERNIATQTKPENVVIAVDSNANIYWNTTRVSNDELLSRLKEVSVMVPQPEVHIRGDQFGDYEGVGKVVVACQRAGIVKIGFITEPVNQGG, via the coding sequence ATGAACGTCGGTCCCGCGGAGGGGAGTGACGAAGACGAGGTGGTGTCGGCTATCAACACCACCCCGTTGGTGGATGTGATGCTGGTGCTGCTGATCATCTTCCTGATCACCATCCCGGTTGTGACCCAGTCCATCCAGGTGCAGCTGCCGAACGAACGCAACATCGCAACGCAGACCAAACCGGAAAACGTGGTGATCGCCGTCGACAGCAATGCCAACATCTACTGGAACACCACCCGGGTCAGCAATGACGAGTTGCTCTCCCGGCTCAAGGAAGTCTCGGTGATGGTGCCTCAGCCCGAGGTCCATATCCGCGGCGACCAGTTTGGTGACTACGAAGGGGTGGGCAAGGTGGTGGTGGCCTGTCAGCGAGCCGGCATCGTGAAGATTGGCTTCATTACCGAGCCGGTCAATCAAGGCGGCTGA
- a CDS encoding MotA/TolQ/ExbB proton channel family protein: MTNRFTAFIAAVLIASATATPLLMSQAAHAEETPAAAAPAAAAEPAAPAAVTEKATVDNPYGLEALWMQGDFVAKTVLITLVIMSMGTWYIGIAKYIEQAKLLKQGKAANEAFWRAGSVQSGLSEMADDSAFRFIAENGVKAATHHEGTMVEQIDLNEWVTMSIQRAVEGVANRMQGGLAFLATVGSTAPFVGLFGTVWGIYHALTAIGIAGQASIDKVAGPVGEALIMTAIGLAVAVPAVLGYNWLVRRNKIAMDLVKTFGADLHMVLISGGNKSKKGA; this comes from the coding sequence ATGACTAACCGGTTCACTGCATTCATCGCGGCCGTGCTGATCGCCAGCGCTACTGCCACCCCCCTGTTGATGTCCCAAGCGGCCCACGCCGAAGAGACGCCCGCTGCCGCCGCCCCCGCCGCTGCTGCCGAACCGGCCGCACCCGCCGCCGTGACGGAAAAGGCCACCGTGGATAACCCCTATGGCCTGGAAGCCCTCTGGATGCAGGGTGACTTCGTGGCCAAGACCGTGCTGATCACCCTGGTCATCATGTCCATGGGGACCTGGTACATTGGCATCGCCAAGTACATTGAGCAGGCCAAGCTGCTGAAGCAGGGCAAGGCCGCCAACGAAGCCTTCTGGCGGGCCGGTTCGGTCCAGTCGGGTCTCAGTGAAATGGCCGATGACTCCGCGTTCCGCTTCATTGCGGAAAACGGCGTCAAGGCGGCGACGCACCACGAAGGCACCATGGTCGAACAGATCGACCTCAACGAATGGGTGACGATGTCGATCCAGCGCGCCGTGGAAGGCGTGGCCAACCGCATGCAGGGTGGCCTGGCCTTCCTCGCCACCGTGGGTTCCACGGCCCCCTTCGTTGGCTTGTTCGGTACCGTGTGGGGCATCTATCATGCCCTGACCGCCATCGGCATCGCCGGCCAGGCCTCCATCGACAAGGTGGCCGGCCCCGTGGGTGAAGCGCTGATCATGACCGCCATCGGTCTGGCCGTGGCCGTGCCCGCCGTGCTGGGCTACAACTGGCTGGTCCGTCGCAACAAGATCGCCATGGACTTGGTCAAGACCTTCGGTGCCGACCTGCACATGGTGCTGATCAGCGGCGGCAACAAGTCCAAGAAGGGTGCCTGA
- a CDS encoding ExbD/TolR family protein, with amino-acid sequence MNVGSSSSKDLDVVVDINTTPLIDVMLVLLIMLIITIPIQTHAVKINMPVNSPPKSDKPPVVVKLNIDAEGVIHWNDEVIPDKALLQTRFQQILAEPEVPEVHLRPDRGAKYKVVAMVLASAQRLGVTKIGIVGGEQFM; translated from the coding sequence ATGAACGTCGGTTCCAGCAGTTCGAAGGATTTGGACGTGGTGGTGGACATCAACACCACGCCCCTCATCGACGTGATGCTGGTGCTCCTCATCATGCTGATCATCACCATCCCGATTCAGACACATGCGGTGAAGATCAACATGCCGGTCAATAGCCCGCCAAAATCGGACAAGCCGCCTGTTGTTGTGAAGTTGAACATCGATGCAGAAGGCGTGATCCACTGGAATGACGAAGTGATTCCCGACAAAGCATTGCTGCAAACACGCTTCCAGCAAATCCTTGCCGAGCCGGAAGTCCCTGAAGTCCATCTACGCCCCGACCGTGGCGCAAAGTACAAGGTCGTGGCCATGGTGCTTGCCAGTGCACAGCGTTTAGGCGTGACCAAAATCGGCATCGTCGGTGGCGAGCAATTCATGTAG
- a CDS encoding MFS transporter gives MNRSLYAQRLTLNAIYPWLVAFLAMSILLVTNGLTTTGITAFDESLLREFGWSRGQLKLRDLITLGTAGLLAPFAGALIDRFGVRRLILAGSLLFAGLYYGYGLIESNIHMYFIHAGFGLVLVCAGLNVSVILVSQWFVKYRGRAIGIALVGSSLGGVIFPPIVLALIDSGGWRGGFQMLAAAALLLFAAAYIIVRRPEERGLKPLGAEDTQSATSKTTNNANDVRYRDALRTRSFWALAFVAMTTFYSILAMASHLFLHLRDIGFDPKTAGSGLSILFGLGLTSKFFFGFISDLINPKKVFIANVTVMLIGILTLATFNRDLIWIGIVVTGFGWGGLYTMIQLQAVNNFGVTDAGKILGTITMLDSIGGGLGIWLTGILFDRYGSYHIPFYVLSLLLSLALMASFFVRKEVGRISHRR, from the coding sequence ATGAACCGATCCCTGTACGCTCAACGCTTGACCCTGAACGCAATCTATCCTTGGCTAGTTGCATTCTTAGCCATGTCGATTCTGTTGGTCACCAACGGTCTGACCACTACCGGTATCACCGCCTTCGACGAATCCCTGCTTAGAGAATTCGGCTGGAGCCGGGGCCAACTCAAACTGCGTGATCTAATCACATTGGGTACAGCCGGACTATTAGCACCATTCGCGGGTGCCCTAATTGACCGCTTTGGTGTCCGACGACTGATACTGGCCGGGAGTTTGCTATTTGCTGGCCTCTATTACGGGTACGGGCTTATCGAAAGCAATATTCACATGTATTTCATTCATGCCGGTTTTGGCCTGGTACTGGTCTGCGCCGGCCTAAACGTCTCCGTAATTCTGGTATCCCAGTGGTTCGTAAAGTACCGGGGGCGCGCAATCGGCATTGCCCTTGTTGGGAGCAGTCTCGGGGGCGTCATATTCCCACCGATCGTGCTGGCCCTCATCGACAGCGGTGGCTGGCGCGGTGGCTTCCAAATGCTGGCCGCCGCAGCACTATTACTGTTCGCCGCGGCTTACATAATCGTCCGACGTCCTGAAGAACGTGGATTAAAACCCCTAGGTGCAGAAGACACCCAATCGGCTACGTCAAAAACCACCAATAACGCAAATGACGTGCGCTATCGTGATGCACTTCGGACGCGAAGTTTCTGGGCACTCGCATTCGTTGCAATGACCACTTTCTACTCCATCCTTGCAATGGCCTCGCATCTTTTTCTGCACCTCCGTGACATCGGATTTGATCCAAAAACCGCGGGTAGTGGCCTCTCTATATTGTTCGGACTCGGGCTAACTAGCAAGTTTTTCTTCGGTTTCATCTCTGACCTAATCAATCCCAAAAAAGTTTTTATCGCGAATGTCACGGTAATGCTTATCGGCATACTGACACTCGCCACATTCAACAGGGATCTAATTTGGATCGGTATCGTAGTCACTGGCTTTGGCTGGGGAGGACTCTATACAATGATTCAACTCCAGGCGGTCAATAATTTTGGCGTTACTGATGCAGGAAAAATCTTAGGGACCATCACAATGCTGGACTCCATCGGCGGTGGTCTCGGAATTTGGCTTACAGGAATTTTATTTGATCGCTATGGTAGTTATCACATTCCATTCTATGTATTGAGCCTACTCCTTTCCCTTGCTCTCATGGCGTCATTCTTCGTACGAAAGGAAGTTGGACGCATTTCCCATAGGCGTTGA
- a CDS encoding energy transducer TonB codes for MYFQPQKNASRRMTSIGLVVLLHIGIGYALLTGLHRAVVDVIRDPFDVNIIEDAKKPPPDKPPPPPPKNLPPPPPPPQVPMPEVALPAATVSSGPTITVATKQEAPPPPVASVRVPPVVSASSCTKPEYPAASKRLEEEGTVVLNFLIDVDGRVVQGKVEGTSGFERLDKAALDALGRCQFKPGSVDGRPEQAWAKMKYTFKLQN; via the coding sequence ATGTATTTTCAGCCCCAGAAAAACGCATCGAGGAGGATGACGAGCATCGGCTTGGTTGTTCTGCTTCATATCGGCATTGGGTATGCATTGCTCACGGGCCTGCATCGGGCCGTGGTTGACGTGATTCGCGACCCGTTTGACGTCAACATTATCGAGGACGCGAAGAAGCCGCCCCCCGACAAACCGCCCCCCCCGCCGCCGAAGAATCTTCCGCCCCCGCCCCCGCCGCCGCAGGTTCCCATGCCTGAAGTCGCCTTGCCCGCGGCAACGGTGTCCTCGGGGCCGACCATCACGGTCGCGACCAAGCAGGAGGCGCCCCCGCCCCCGGTCGCCAGCGTGCGTGTCCCGCCAGTCGTCAGCGCCAGTTCCTGTACCAAACCGGAATACCCTGCCGCATCCAAGCGACTGGAGGAAGAAGGTACGGTTGTATTGAACTTCCTGATCGACGTCGACGGTCGCGTGGTTCAAGGCAAGGTGGAGGGAACCAGTGGTTTTGAGCGCCTCGACAAAGCAGCGCTCGATGCTCTAGGTCGTTGTCAGTTCAAGCCTGGCTCTGTCGATGGCAGACCCGAGCAGGCCTGGGCAAAAATGAAATACACCTTCAAGCTCCAGAACTAA